Proteins from a genomic interval of Clostridium sp. M62/1:
- a CDS encoding ROK family protein has product MEYLAGIDIGGTKCSVSLGRAQGGQVELLCREKFPTPGTPREAVERMKDSLGRLLSSAPQNRLSAVGVSCGGPLSSERGLILSPPNLPGWDGIDILTPFEKAFGVPAFLENDANACALAEWLWGAGKGTRNMVFLTFGTGLGAGLILDGHLYRGACDMAGEAGHIRLSQTGPVGFGKAGSFEGFCSGGGIGRMGRALAEERGLEEKRELFSTAAGIAEAADQGDELALEIFRRTGRMLGLGLSMLVDILNPELIVIGSIFLRQEKRLRTPMEEVLKREALPLSLASCRVVPAGLGEELGDYGALSAALNGLREKKKNRYQEEA; this is encoded by the coding sequence ATGGAATATCTGGCAGGAATTGATATTGGAGGAACGAAGTGTTCTGTAAGCCTGGGAAGGGCACAGGGAGGGCAGGTGGAGCTTCTGTGCAGGGAAAAATTTCCCACTCCCGGGACGCCTAGAGAGGCTGTGGAGCGGATGAAGGATTCTCTTGGCAGGCTCCTCTCATCTGCCCCTCAGAACAGGCTTTCGGCTGTGGGCGTGAGCTGCGGCGGGCCTCTCAGTTCGGAACGGGGGCTCATACTCTCTCCGCCGAATCTTCCGGGATGGGACGGCATTGACATTCTCACACCCTTTGAGAAGGCCTTCGGCGTGCCGGCTTTTCTGGAAAATGACGCCAATGCCTGCGCCTTGGCCGAATGGCTGTGGGGAGCGGGAAAAGGAACGAGGAATATGGTGTTTCTGACCTTCGGCACAGGGCTTGGTGCCGGACTGATTCTGGACGGACATCTTTACCGGGGCGCCTGCGATATGGCAGGAGAGGCAGGACATATCAGGCTTTCCCAAACCGGCCCGGTGGGCTTTGGAAAGGCCGGCTCCTTTGAGGGATTCTGCAGCGGAGGCGGAATCGGCAGAATGGGACGGGCCCTGGCAGAAGAAAGAGGACTGGAGGAGAAGAGAGAGCTTTTTTCCACTGCAGCAGGAATCGCAGAGGCTGCGGATCAGGGGGATGAGCTGGCTCTGGAAATATTCAGAAGGACGGGCAGGATGCTGGGACTTGGGCTTTCTATGCTGGTGGATATTCTGAATCCGGAGCTGATTGTGATAGGAAGCATATTCCTCCGCCAGGAAAAGCGGCTGAGAACGCCCATGGAGGAAGTCCTGAAAAGAGAGGCTCTGCCTCTGAGTCTGGCCTCCTGCCGGGTTGTGCCCGCAGGGCTTGGGGAGGAGCTGGGAGACTATGGGGCTCTGTCAGCCGCCCTCAACGGACTCAGAGAAAAGAAGAAAAACAGGTATCAGGAAGAAGCATAA
- the ybaK gene encoding Cys-tRNA(Pro) deacylase, producing the protein MTRTNVMRLLDAAGIEYEAGEYEVDENDLSGSHAADMMGVDHDSMFKTLVLRGEKTGYLVCCIPVDEELDLKKVAKAAGDKKVEMIHMKELLPLTGYIRGGCSPIGMKKKFPTYIEETAVLFDKIAVSAGMRGVQILIDPEQLAAYTEAAFAPLVRE; encoded by the coding sequence ATGACCAGGACAAATGTAATGCGGCTTCTGGACGCAGCGGGAATCGAGTATGAGGCAGGAGAGTACGAGGTAGATGAAAATGATCTCTCCGGAAGCCATGCGGCTGACATGATGGGGGTGGATCACGATTCTATGTTTAAAACCCTGGTGCTGAGAGGGGAGAAGACGGGATATCTGGTCTGCTGTATACCCGTGGACGAGGAGCTGGATTTAAAGAAGGTTGCCAAGGCGGCTGGGGATAAGAAGGTGGAGATGATTCACATGAAGGAGCTGCTTCCCCTGACCGGGTATATCCGCGGCGGCTGTTCGCCTATCGGAATGAAAAAGAAGTTTCCTACTTATATAGAAGAAACAGCAGTTCTTTTTGATAAAATTGCAGTGAGTGCAGGTATGAGAGGCGTGCAGATTCTCATAGATCCGGAACAGCTTGCAGCTTATACAGAGGCTGCATTTGCTCCGCTGGTAAGGGAGTAG
- a CDS encoding ABC transporter permease, with amino-acid sequence MNSKKQDPLKRFLNIRGMRGAMTAFVGLIVIYIAFGMINPTVFSGQNVMNLLRSMSKYLIIGIGQSYVLITGNIDLSIGSVVGMSAMISATLMTHGITPAVAIMITLCCCLAIGVINGILVGKCQLPPFIATLGTMFVARGVAYMVNGNRNTDAISSGIGKEAADGFQNLFYYGKTAGVYNTFWIAIILFVIFFFLLSKTRTGRHIYAIGSNVEAAKLSGVSVVSTVTKTYIVSAFCSFVVGLILCGQANMGNMEAGNMYEMYAVAAGVIGGISPLGGTGILLGTLAGAAVWQTLENGLNMIGVQVGIQRLVIGVIVVFAVLLDVVFRKGLFKKRHTSSVQEK; translated from the coding sequence ATGAACAGCAAAAAGCAGGATCCATTAAAACGATTTTTGAATATACGCGGAATGAGGGGAGCCATGACGGCGTTTGTAGGTCTGATTGTCATCTATATCGCCTTCGGTATGATTAACCCCACCGTCTTTTCGGGCCAGAATGTGATGAACCTTCTGCGCTCCATGTCCAAATACCTGATTATCGGTATCGGACAGAGCTATGTGCTTATTACAGGAAACATTGACCTTTCCATCGGTTCTGTGGTGGGAATGAGCGCCATGATCTCGGCGACGCTTATGACCCACGGCATTACCCCGGCGGTGGCGATTATGATTACGTTATGCTGCTGTCTGGCAATCGGCGTGATCAACGGAATTCTGGTTGGAAAATGCCAGCTTCCCCCGTTTATCGCAACACTGGGAACCATGTTCGTGGCCAGAGGCGTGGCCTACATGGTAAACGGAAACAGGAATACAGACGCTATCAGCTCCGGAATCGGCAAGGAGGCGGCAGACGGATTTCAGAATCTGTTCTACTACGGAAAGACAGCCGGTGTCTACAACACCTTCTGGATTGCCATTATTCTGTTTGTAATATTCTTTTTCCTGCTCTCCAAGACGAGAACCGGCCGTCATATTTATGCGATCGGCTCTAACGTGGAGGCAGCAAAGCTCTCAGGCGTCAGCGTAGTGTCAACAGTGACAAAGACCTACATCGTCAGCGCCTTCTGTTCCTTCGTGGTAGGCTTAATCCTCTGCGGACAGGCCAACATGGGAAATATGGAAGCAGGAAACATGTATGAGATGTACGCGGTAGCGGCAGGCGTAATCGGCGGAATTTCACCTCTTGGCGGTACAGGTATCCTTCTGGGAACCCTGGCAGGAGCGGCTGTATGGCAGACTCTTGAGAACGGCCTCAACATGATCGGCGTGCAGGTGGGAATCCAGAGACTGGTAATCGGCGTTATCGTAGTGTTCGCAGTGCTTCTCGACGTAGTGTTCAGAAAAGGTCTGTTTAAGAAGAGACATACATCTTCCGTTCAGGAGAAATAG
- a CDS encoding sugar ABC transporter ATP-binding protein: MKKEILRMERVTLREDGDTQLKNFSLTVWEGEIMGLVPVDNHGLYPLLNLLRQNTPIHYGYIYYNGRLVNQWRGCAQKPNRITLIQNRSSLAEKLTVADNIFVLRPGFKKRLIKPRILREQLEPFLADIQMEISADAYVESLSVFERFVVELLKGVVAGHRLIILFDVSTFISDAELEKLRGILRYYAGKGISFLYVAPHFEEVRQICGRTALMMNGQITKIFHSFDTVPELFLLNCTEEFERMVKEQMARKPDSQTERRAALRLKGLKYREMGPLDFFVSPGECLVLQDLDNQVIPGLLSVLSGEKRPEKGTVEIGGSPLQYGRDRRLAVIQELPARTMLFSNMNYLDNLCFNLDHRLPGVWLGGGVKKSLRMELADRLGREVFDIPVDELTEGQKYDLIYTRILLQNPDVVFCVQPFKGAGVSQRIHIYRLLEELLEKGIAVVILAVNLADSMALADRLLRVRKGKEVRQYDREEFGRLPVNTPWLYLYQK; the protein is encoded by the coding sequence ATGAAAAAAGAGATTTTGCGGATGGAACGTGTGACATTGAGGGAGGACGGGGATACCCAGCTTAAAAATTTCAGTCTGACTGTGTGGGAGGGAGAAATCATGGGGCTGGTGCCGGTGGACAACCATGGTCTCTATCCACTATTGAATCTGCTGAGGCAGAACACGCCTATCCATTACGGATATATCTATTATAACGGGCGTCTGGTGAATCAGTGGAGAGGCTGTGCCCAGAAGCCGAACCGCATCACTCTGATTCAGAACAGGAGCAGTCTGGCAGAGAAACTCACTGTAGCTGACAACATATTTGTCCTGCGTCCCGGCTTTAAAAAACGCCTGATTAAACCACGGATCCTCAGGGAGCAGCTGGAGCCCTTTCTCGCAGATATCCAGATGGAAATTTCGGCAGATGCCTATGTGGAGAGTCTGTCGGTGTTTGAGCGGTTTGTGGTAGAGCTGTTAAAGGGGGTGGTGGCCGGGCACCGGCTGATTATCCTCTTCGATGTCAGCACCTTTATCAGCGACGCAGAGCTGGAAAAGCTCAGGGGAATTCTACGGTATTATGCAGGAAAGGGGATTTCCTTTCTCTATGTGGCGCCCCATTTTGAGGAGGTAAGGCAGATCTGCGGCCGGACAGCTCTGATGATGAACGGGCAGATCACGAAAATCTTTCACAGCTTTGATACGGTTCCGGAACTTTTCCTGCTGAACTGTACGGAGGAGTTTGAGCGGATGGTGAAGGAACAGATGGCAAGAAAACCGGACAGCCAGACAGAGAGGCGGGCCGCCCTCCGGCTAAAGGGGCTGAAATACAGGGAGATGGGGCCCCTTGATTTTTTCGTATCCCCCGGAGAGTGCCTGGTCCTTCAGGATCTGGACAATCAGGTGATTCCGGGGCTTCTGTCTGTGCTGTCAGGGGAAAAGCGGCCGGAGAAAGGAACTGTGGAGATAGGAGGAAGCCCACTTCAGTACGGCAGGGACAGGCGGCTTGCCGTGATACAGGAGCTTCCGGCCAGAACCATGCTGTTTTCCAACATGAATTATCTGGATAACCTGTGCTTTAACCTGGATCACAGGCTGCCTGGAGTCTGGCTGGGAGGAGGAGTAAAAAAGAGCCTGCGGATGGAGTTGGCAGACCGCCTGGGCAGGGAAGTCTTCGACATTCCTGTGGATGAATTGACGGAAGGCCAGAAATATGATTTAATTTACACGAGAATTCTTCTGCAGAACCCGGATGTGGTATTCTGCGTCCAGCCCTTTAAAGGCGCAGGGGTATCGCAGCGCATCCACATATACAGGCTTTTGGAGGAGCTTTTGGAGAAAGGCATAGCCGTGGTGATTCTGGCAGTCAATCTGGCCGATTCTATGGCTCTGGCCGACCGCCTCCTCCGTGTCCGAAAGGGAAAAGAGGTCAGGCAGTATGACAGGGAGGAATTTGGCCGTCTTCCGGTCAATACGCCGTGGCTGTATCTGTACCAGAAGTAG
- a CDS encoding response regulator — translation MLKVIIADDERLICRLVQALGDWEALDMEVAGLAENGLEALELIERERPDILITDIRMPGCDGLELIRRAKELRPELEIVIISGYAHFEYAQTAIRYGVGNYLLKPIKKDELMETLRKMKERCEERTAGREVGEARYKKSQNDLKRLRNSLIDDLMSAQPPVLTNQILKETYYFDFSEGQAFLVKLDCRAGAFGTSAEVVREKVQEILNAGLKGLCSDVIFCFKGYTGYGLLSCGSDKREQVRKAFRFCLGQLEAGNGMFGPVRFSAALGDWTGEAGHLSSSLKEAQDALAERLIEGPGRLFEHVPRSSGLPVQEILDRYARDMEHAIETLNVREAAEAVETMQERVLTQEGVCGREIFGLVLSAGRLFIARMVHGDAQKAQREFDLDLCQCADSRELFALLSRRQEELLMVAEGERQNEASRPIRMAKQYVMQHFQDPITLEEVCEAAGFSASYFSSLFKKETGEGFAKYLTRVRMEEAKTLLRETNLPVSEICERVGYSDRKHFTHTFHRATGLNPAEYRKMYG, via the coding sequence ATGCTGAAAGTGATCATTGCTGATGATGAAAGGCTGATCTGCCGGCTGGTTCAGGCTCTCGGCGACTGGGAAGCCCTTGACATGGAGGTGGCAGGGCTTGCGGAGAACGGACTTGAGGCCCTGGAGCTTATAGAGAGGGAGAGGCCGGATATCCTGATCACCGACATCAGGATGCCGGGCTGCGACGGCCTGGAGCTTATCAGGCGGGCGAAGGAGCTTCGCCCGGAGCTGGAGATTGTGATCATCAGCGGATATGCTCATTTTGAGTATGCTCAGACAGCGATCCGATATGGGGTCGGAAATTATCTGCTAAAGCCTATCAAGAAGGACGAGCTGATGGAAACCCTCCGAAAGATGAAGGAGCGGTGTGAGGAGAGGACTGCCGGGCGGGAGGTTGGGGAGGCCAGGTACAAAAAGAGCCAGAATGACCTGAAGAGGCTGAGAAACAGCCTCATTGACGATCTGATGTCCGCCCAGCCTCCTGTCCTTACGAATCAGATTTTAAAGGAAACCTACTATTTCGACTTTTCTGAAGGGCAGGCGTTTCTGGTGAAGCTGGACTGCCGGGCAGGCGCCTTTGGAACTTCTGCTGAGGTTGTCAGGGAAAAGGTTCAGGAGATTCTGAATGCAGGGCTTAAAGGGCTTTGCAGCGATGTGATTTTTTGCTTCAAAGGCTATACGGGATATGGTTTGTTAAGCTGCGGCTCCGACAAAAGAGAACAGGTGAGAAAGGCATTCCGCTTCTGCCTGGGACAGCTTGAGGCAGGAAACGGGATGTTTGGCCCTGTGCGTTTTTCAGCCGCTCTGGGAGACTGGACAGGGGAGGCCGGACACCTGTCTTCCTCCCTGAAGGAAGCCCAGGACGCTCTGGCGGAACGGCTGATAGAAGGGCCGGGCCGGCTGTTTGAGCATGTTCCGAGATCTTCCGGGCTCCCGGTCCAGGAGATCCTGGACCGCTATGCCAGGGATATGGAACATGCCATAGAAACACTGAATGTCAGGGAAGCGGCAGAAGCGGTAGAGACCATGCAGGAGAGGGTTCTGACCCAGGAGGGAGTCTGCGGAAGGGAGATTTTTGGTCTGGTGCTTTCCGCAGGCCGGCTGTTTATTGCCCGGATGGTTCACGGGGATGCGCAGAAGGCCCAGCGGGAATTTGACCTGGATTTATGTCAGTGTGCAGACAGCAGAGAGCTGTTTGCGCTGCTGTCCCGCAGACAGGAGGAGCTTCTCATGGTGGCTGAGGGAGAGCGGCAGAATGAGGCCAGCCGCCCGATCCGGATGGCCAAGCAGTATGTGATGCAGCACTTTCAGGATCCCATTACACTGGAGGAGGTCTGTGAGGCGGCAGGCTTCAGCGCCAGCTACTTCAGCTCTCTGTTCAAGAAGGAAACAGGAGAGGGGTTTGCCAAGTATCTGACCAGGGTAAGGATGGAGGAGGCCAAAACACTTCTGAGGGAAACGAACCTTCCGGTTTCTGAGATCTGCGAGAGAGTGGGCTACAGCGACCGGAAACATTTCACCCACACGTTCCACCGGGCGACAGGGCTGAATCCGGCTGAATACCGGAAGATGTACGGTTAG
- a CDS encoding D-lyxose/D-mannose family sugar isomerase encodes MKRSEINAALREMEAMIREYRFAIPPFCSFTPEEWKEKGHEYDEIRDNMLGWDITDYGLGKFDEVGFSLITIRNGNLGMRDKYTKTYAEKLLYIKEGQYSPMHFHWSKMEDIINRGGGNVLIRVYNSTEDEDLDREREVHVHVDGREMVVPAGTQVRLTPGESITIYPYLYHDFEVEKGSGPVLLGEVSQCNDDNTDNRFYEKVGRFPAIEEDEPPYRLLCNEYPKAR; translated from the coding sequence ATGAAGAGAAGTGAAATCAATGCGGCATTAAGGGAGATGGAGGCTATGATCAGGGAGTACCGGTTTGCCATCCCGCCGTTCTGCAGCTTTACCCCGGAGGAGTGGAAGGAGAAGGGGCATGAGTACGACGAGATCCGTGACAATATGCTGGGCTGGGATATTACCGATTATGGCCTGGGAAAATTTGATGAGGTAGGCTTCTCGCTGATCACGATCAGAAACGGAAACCTGGGAATGAGAGACAAGTATACAAAGACGTATGCAGAGAAGCTCCTCTACATTAAAGAAGGACAGTATTCCCCCATGCATTTTCACTGGTCCAAGATGGAGGATATCATCAACCGGGGAGGCGGAAATGTGCTGATCCGTGTATACAATTCCACAGAGGATGAGGATCTGGATCGGGAGAGGGAGGTTCACGTCCACGTAGACGGCCGGGAGATGGTGGTTCCGGCGGGAACTCAGGTGCGCCTGACTCCTGGGGAGAGCATTACGATTTATCCTTATCTCTACCATGATTTCGAGGTGGAGAAGGGAAGCGGGCCTGTGCTGTTAGGAGAGGTGAGCCAGTGCAATGACGACAATACGGACAACCGATTCTACGAAAAGGTAGGCCGTTTCCCGGCCATCGAGGAGGACGAGCCGCCGTACCGTCTGCTCTGCAATGAATATCCGAAGGCCAGGTAG
- a CDS encoding sensor histidine kinase, whose product MDKKGNVYLFCRMQAVTAALFLLSALILAVSFLSGLSEGRPVWLWTAGFAVLAAFGWINYIWVIRPYRRMEKTMRLFLDGYITELSELQGAGMTHAEAMLVERLGEMLDSAKLLKLNKRQAQYLALQNQINPHFLYNTLESIRSEALISGLASVADMTEALAAFFRYTISKVENLVSVEEELQNCETYFRIQQYRFGPRLSLSVICDPDDRDEIYRCRLPKLTMQPILENSIIHGTELKLGSGKLTIRLERSGTRLLITISDDGVGMDEKALARMNERLEKSGKEVASGEASKGGIALVNVNNRIHLLFGEEYGLHVFSMPGVGTDVEISLPAITSDREIKNREALK is encoded by the coding sequence ATGGATAAAAAGGGAAATGTATATCTGTTCTGCCGGATGCAGGCTGTCACTGCGGCTCTGTTTCTCCTGTCTGCCCTGATTCTCGCAGTATCATTTCTCAGCGGGCTGTCTGAGGGAAGGCCAGTCTGGCTGTGGACGGCCGGTTTTGCAGTGCTGGCCGCCTTCGGCTGGATCAATTATATATGGGTGATCAGGCCGTACAGGCGCATGGAAAAGACCATGCGCCTGTTTCTGGACGGATATATAACAGAGCTCTCAGAGCTGCAGGGGGCTGGCATGACTCATGCGGAGGCTATGCTGGTGGAGCGGCTGGGAGAGATGCTGGACTCGGCAAAGCTCTTAAAGCTGAATAAAAGACAGGCCCAGTATCTGGCCCTGCAGAACCAGATCAATCCCCATTTTCTCTACAATACGCTGGAGAGCATCCGCAGCGAGGCCCTGATCTCAGGGCTGGCCAGTGTGGCTGACATGACGGAGGCTCTGGCTGCCTTCTTCCGCTATACGATCAGTAAGGTGGAGAATCTCGTTTCCGTGGAGGAAGAGCTTCAGAACTGTGAAACGTATTTCCGGATTCAGCAGTACCGGTTTGGGCCCAGGCTGAGCCTTTCTGTGATCTGTGACCCGGACGACAGAGACGAAATTTACCGCTGCCGCCTGCCCAAGCTGACCATGCAGCCTATTCTCGAAAACAGCATTATCCACGGGACGGAGCTGAAGCTGGGAAGCGGAAAGCTCACCATACGTCTGGAGCGCAGCGGAACGAGGCTGTTAATTACCATCTCCGATGACGGGGTGGGAATGGACGAAAAGGCTCTGGCCCGTATGAACGAGCGGCTGGAGAAGAGCGGGAAGGAGGTAGCTTCCGGCGAAGCGTCAAAGGGAGGAATCGCCCTGGTCAATGTCAATAACAGGATTCATCTGCTCTTTGGGGAGGAGTATGGGCTCCATGTATTCTCCATGCCGGGGGTGGGGACCGATGTGGAGATCTCCCTGCCTGCCATCACCAGCGACAGGGAAATCAAGAACAGAGAGGCGCTGAAATGA
- a CDS encoding carbohydrate kinase family protein, whose translation MYDVTALGELLIDFASAGADEGGYPSMKANPGGAPGNFLAALNRYGARTAFVGKVGDDAFGRLLIGTLKKAGIQTRGIILDRDVFTTLAFVTFSEGGERSFSFARKPGADTCLRFEEVDLGLIDESRVFHFGTLSLTDDPVRTATRKAVDYAKERGKMITFDPNLRLPLWKTKEAARQEILWGLSRADVVKISDEETQFLWGEISPEEAAGRLISEYGVKLAMVTLGPKGCYLSNGHASAGASCPKVRPIDTTGAGDIFGGSAVSRLLRTGKRPEELSEEELYRIGAFACTAASLSTERPGGIPSIPSEDEVERAIPPKGECDNAESDHC comes from the coding sequence ATGTATGATGTGACAGCGCTTGGGGAGCTTTTAATTGATTTTGCCTCTGCAGGAGCCGATGAGGGGGGATACCCTTCTATGAAGGCCAACCCGGGCGGGGCGCCGGGCAATTTCCTGGCTGCCCTGAACCGCTACGGCGCCAGAACTGCCTTTGTGGGAAAGGTGGGCGACGATGCCTTCGGCCGTCTTCTGATCGGAACTCTTAAGAAAGCGGGAATCCAGACAAGGGGAATTATCCTGGACAGGGACGTGTTTACAACGCTCGCCTTCGTCACCTTCTCCGAGGGCGGGGAGCGCTCCTTCAGCTTTGCGAGAAAGCCGGGAGCCGACACCTGCCTTCGCTTTGAGGAGGTGGATCTTGGCCTGATCGACGAGAGCCGCGTGTTTCACTTCGGAACTCTGAGCCTGACGGATGATCCGGTCAGGACGGCCACCAGAAAGGCAGTCGACTATGCAAAAGAGAGGGGAAAGATGATCACCTTTGATCCGAACCTTCGCCTTCCTCTGTGGAAAACGAAGGAGGCGGCGCGGCAGGAGATCCTCTGGGGACTTTCCAGGGCGGATGTGGTGAAGATCAGCGATGAGGAAACGCAGTTTCTGTGGGGAGAGATAAGCCCTGAGGAGGCGGCGGGAAGGCTGATTTCTGAGTACGGGGTAAAGCTTGCCATGGTTACACTGGGGCCGAAGGGCTGCTATCTGTCAAACGGACATGCCTCTGCCGGCGCCTCATGCCCGAAGGTAAGGCCGATAGACACCACAGGGGCAGGAGACATATTCGGGGGAAGCGCGGTGAGCCGGCTTTTAAGGACAGGAAAGAGACCGGAGGAGCTGAGTGAGGAGGAGCTTTACCGGATCGGCGCCTTCGCATGTACGGCTGCCAGCCTCTCCACAGAAAGACCGGGAGGAATCCCGAGCATTCCTTCCGAGGATGAGGTGGAGAGAGCTATCCCGCCGAAGGGGGAGTGTGACAATGCTGAAAGTGATCATTGCTGA
- a CDS encoding ABC transporter substrate-binding protein — MKKMRLAAALCTACLAAVSLAGCSSGTQEAAGTQAETTKAAETEAETTAAEETTEAAEAGAEAGADVKASKEWKIALITMDSIDQHWVTLNEGAQKAAEELGVSVTFMSPNTKDDAQQIECVNNAVAGGYEAIMVAANGPDAISSALNEAAAAGVKIVYVDSPANVEAEATFSTDNKAAGKTAGEEMIKALEAAGVTSGSIGIINVNAATDSTVMREEGFRSAFEGTDYEILETQYGEGDAAKSQSIAENYITQGVVGIFGCNEGSTTGAGNAIKASGNSEIIGVGFDKSDAILGLIDDGYLLCTMAQNPDVMGYEGVKACVQALEGEDLGGATTDTGVSVLKKE; from the coding sequence ATGAAAAAAATGAGGTTGGCAGCAGCTCTGTGCACCGCATGTCTGGCAGCAGTTTCTCTGGCAGGATGCAGCTCAGGAACACAGGAGGCCGCAGGAACGCAGGCTGAGACAACAAAGGCAGCGGAAACAGAGGCTGAGACCACTGCAGCAGAGGAGACCACAGAGGCAGCCGAAGCAGGGGCTGAGGCCGGTGCAGATGTGAAGGCAAGCAAGGAGTGGAAGATCGCCCTGATTACCATGGACTCCATTGACCAGCACTGGGTTACCTTAAATGAGGGAGCTCAGAAGGCGGCTGAGGAGCTCGGCGTTTCCGTAACCTTCATGTCCCCGAACACAAAGGATGACGCGCAGCAGATCGAGTGCGTAAACAACGCGGTAGCAGGCGGATATGAGGCAATTATGGTGGCAGCTAACGGCCCGGATGCTATCTCCTCCGCTTTAAATGAGGCTGCAGCTGCAGGTGTGAAGATTGTGTATGTTGACTCTCCGGCCAATGTAGAGGCAGAGGCAACCTTCTCCACAGACAACAAGGCAGCAGGCAAGACAGCCGGCGAGGAGATGATCAAGGCTCTCGAGGCAGCAGGCGTTACCTCCGGCTCTATTGGAATCATCAATGTAAACGCAGCTACCGATTCCACCGTTATGCGTGAGGAAGGCTTCCGCTCTGCATTTGAGGGAACAGACTATGAGATTCTTGAAACACAGTACGGCGAGGGAGATGCAGCAAAATCCCAGAGCATTGCCGAGAACTACATTACACAGGGCGTTGTAGGAATCTTCGGATGCAATGAGGGCTCCACAACAGGTGCCGGAAATGCAATCAAGGCTTCCGGAAACAGCGAGATTATCGGTGTCGGCTTTGATAAGTCTGATGCAATCCTTGGCTTAATCGACGACGGATATCTTCTGTGCACCATGGCTCAGAACCCGGATGTAATGGGCTATGAGGGTGTTAAGGCATGCGTACAGGCTCTGGAAGGAGAGGACCTGGGCGGAGCTACAACAGACACAGGTGTATCAGTTCTCAAGAAGGAATAA